The following proteins come from a genomic window of Marinobacter antarcticus:
- a CDS encoding penicillin acylase family protein: MQTWNNRAARMARGITLVLLGSTLLTACFDGSSSSSESSQSELDTNLFPADGQLEATIRRTEGGVPHIKADNLKSAAFGHGYAQGQDNVCMLAEAVVKARSERAKYFGPGPDDINIINDFSFKAQKILSGAETEFPALSDESRALIEGFAAGYNKYVAETDPADLPAECRSQPWVKEISPIDLLAHYRIVGQYASGALFATGALFVAVPPGESPNPLPVISATGGELEGFFKQVALNARSNASEIEDFQDMGLASNAWGVGSDLTENGKGALLANPHFPYTGHRRLYQVQMTVPGYLNAMGAGLLGTAVPLINFNENLGWSHTVTTSRRFTLYELTLKDGDDLVYVKEGEEKPITSETFQIEVFDGSPNPVVLEKTFYYSEYGPMVSANAITDGGLPSWGASGTAYTYRDANASTTRLLDTWLQMSRASTLAEFQDVFRSCGSTLWTNSTYADDQGNAFYIDSSSVPNLSDATLAVIQFKRQASPAYNQLFEGGLTLLDGDTSRDDWVEGECDGLVPYEDKPKLLRTDWVQNSNDSYWSTNPDQFLTGYSPMFGPEESALGPRTRLGISMLQNPMSSGAVSPTAPLPAGQDGKFGALDLINVIYNNRAWYADQFLQELRDRCTTIGATPVNIPGGGSRSVDQACGVLQSWDGLYNVDSVGAHVFRVFIANYRKSFGSDLTIAFDPEDPVETPSTPSSNNAGTADDIMLQALAVGLNALDQVNIAYDADLGAVQYYQPSGGALPGLAGGSLSGGTPTDLGASFPWHGGDGSIDGTFNAIGVVSDLFLEDTRFPRVAPSTIDDTGGLSATSGEGWRMARGTSWHFGLEFTDNGPEAYGLISYSQSTDFESPFFNDQSLRYSEKSFRPILFKAEDVEANLLPQGEMTISN, encoded by the coding sequence ATGCAAACCTGGAATAATCGGGCCGCGCGCATGGCGCGTGGCATAACGCTGGTGCTATTGGGTAGCACTCTGCTGACCGCCTGTTTTGATGGCAGTAGCTCATCATCAGAGTCGTCTCAGTCTGAACTCGACACAAATCTGTTCCCGGCGGATGGCCAGCTGGAAGCAACCATACGGAGAACGGAAGGGGGTGTGCCCCATATTAAAGCAGACAACCTGAAGTCAGCGGCATTCGGGCATGGCTATGCGCAGGGACAGGATAATGTTTGCATGCTGGCGGAGGCCGTCGTCAAGGCACGGAGTGAGCGGGCCAAATACTTTGGCCCTGGCCCAGATGATATTAATATTATTAACGACTTCAGCTTTAAGGCCCAGAAAATACTGAGTGGGGCTGAAACCGAGTTTCCCGCGTTGAGCGACGAATCGAGGGCGCTTATTGAGGGGTTTGCGGCGGGATACAACAAGTATGTAGCCGAGACAGATCCAGCAGATCTGCCTGCTGAGTGCAGAAGTCAGCCCTGGGTGAAAGAGATATCGCCGATTGACCTTTTGGCGCACTATCGGATAGTTGGTCAGTACGCCAGTGGCGCGCTATTTGCCACAGGGGCACTATTCGTGGCGGTGCCTCCAGGGGAGTCGCCTAACCCTTTGCCGGTGATTAGTGCTACTGGCGGTGAGCTAGAAGGTTTTTTCAAGCAAGTTGCTCTCAATGCGCGGAGTAATGCCAGCGAGATTGAAGACTTTCAGGATATGGGGTTGGCAAGTAATGCCTGGGGTGTTGGTAGCGATCTGACAGAAAATGGTAAAGGCGCGCTGCTGGCAAATCCTCACTTTCCGTATACGGGGCATCGCAGGTTATATCAGGTTCAGATGACGGTGCCTGGATACCTTAATGCGATGGGAGCAGGCCTTCTGGGAACCGCAGTCCCTCTAATAAACTTCAACGAGAATCTTGGTTGGTCCCATACAGTTACTACGAGCCGTCGCTTTACTCTTTACGAGTTGACGCTCAAGGATGGAGACGATCTGGTTTATGTAAAAGAGGGCGAGGAAAAGCCGATTACATCAGAGACTTTCCAGATTGAGGTTTTTGATGGTTCGCCAAACCCTGTGGTTCTGGAGAAGACATTCTATTACTCCGAGTACGGACCCATGGTTTCTGCCAACGCTATAACTGACGGTGGACTGCCATCATGGGGAGCGAGCGGTACGGCCTACACCTATCGGGATGCTAACGCCAGTACTACGAGGCTTCTGGATACCTGGCTGCAGATGAGTCGGGCCTCTACGCTTGCGGAATTCCAGGATGTTTTCAGGAGCTGTGGGTCCACTCTCTGGACCAATTCGACATATGCTGACGATCAGGGCAATGCATTTTATATCGACAGCAGCTCTGTTCCGAATCTTTCCGATGCGACGCTTGCTGTCATTCAATTCAAGCGTCAGGCAAGCCCGGCATACAATCAGCTTTTTGAAGGCGGTTTGACCTTACTGGATGGTGATACGTCGCGCGATGATTGGGTAGAGGGTGAATGTGATGGGCTGGTTCCATACGAAGATAAGCCGAAGCTGTTGAGAACCGATTGGGTACAGAATTCGAACGACAGTTACTGGTCCACCAATCCTGATCAATTCCTGACTGGGTATTCTCCGATGTTCGGGCCCGAGGAGTCGGCCTTGGGTCCTCGTACTCGTCTTGGTATCTCAATGCTGCAGAACCCAATGTCATCGGGTGCGGTTTCACCCACCGCACCGCTTCCTGCGGGTCAAGATGGGAAGTTCGGGGCTCTGGACCTCATCAATGTCATCTACAATAACCGCGCATGGTACGCCGACCAGTTCCTGCAGGAGCTTCGTGACAGATGTACTACGATAGGAGCCACGCCCGTCAATATACCGGGGGGCGGGTCGCGGTCGGTGGATCAGGCATGTGGTGTCCTGCAGTCCTGGGATGGTTTGTACAATGTTGACAGCGTAGGTGCTCACGTCTTCCGGGTTTTCATTGCGAACTATCGAAAAAGCTTTGGTTCCGACCTGACGATTGCTTTTGATCCTGAAGATCCTGTGGAAACGCCATCCACCCCTTCAAGTAACAATGCTGGAACGGCAGATGACATTATGCTTCAGGCGCTTGCGGTGGGGCTCAACGCGCTTGATCAGGTGAATATCGCGTATGACGCAGACCTGGGTGCGGTCCAGTATTACCAGCCCTCGGGTGGTGCTCTGCCGGGTTTGGCGGGAGGCAGTCTGAGTGGCGGAACACCAACAGACCTCGGAGCTTCCTTTCCCTGGCATGGTGGAGACGGATCTATTGATGGTACGTTCAATGCGATTGGAGTCGTATCCGATCTGTTCCTCGAGGATACGCGCTTTCCTCGCGTTGCGCCCAGTACCATTGACGACACAGGCGGTCTGTCCGCGACCAGTGGAGAAGGCTGGCGAATGGCGCGTGGCACAAGTTGGCACTTTGGTCTGGAGTTTACCGATAACGGTCCTGAGGCTTACGGGCTGATCAGCTATTCCCAATCGACAGACTTTGAGTCTCCCTTCTTCAATGACCAGAGTTTGAGATACTCAGAGAAGAGCTTCAGACCAATCCTGTTTAAGGCTGAGGACGTCGAAGCAAATCTTTTGCCGCAGGGGGAAATGACCATTTCGAATTGA
- the rmuC gene encoding DNA recombination protein RmuC, which translates to MVIVAVFLAKARAESRAAGLQSDVAAHSRRIEELVDERQSQRAKIDELATELSEARAVLREHQVMLREERRSASEKLTLLERNRDALKQEFENLANRIFEQKSEHFTQQTRTSLDTLLNPFRDQLQDFRKRVEDVYTSETRDRQALRSEIKSLQDLNRQITEEAANLTRALKGDKKIQGNWGELILERVLEKSGLRKGVEYETQGSYRGAENQLLRPDVVVHLPDNRNLVIDSKVSLLAYQKWVIEEDDKAREEALKSHVEAVRNHIRTLSEKDYSQLEGLHSPDFVFLFMPIEPAFVAAFQQDENLFSEAFERKIIVVTPTTLLATLRTIENIWRYERQSQNARLIAERASAVYDKLRVFVEAMERLGGQLHTAQVTYDSAMSTLTRGRGNLISQANRFVELGVRVKKELPKAITDQAEVDSEEQAVGADNEQE; encoded by the coding sequence ATGGTTATTGTTGCCGTTTTTCTGGCGAAGGCCAGGGCTGAAAGCCGGGCTGCAGGCCTGCAATCGGATGTGGCAGCTCACAGTCGACGAATCGAAGAGCTGGTAGACGAGCGCCAAAGCCAGCGAGCGAAGATTGATGAGCTTGCGACTGAGTTGAGCGAAGCCCGCGCGGTGCTGCGAGAGCACCAGGTTATGCTGAGAGAAGAACGGCGTTCCGCTTCTGAGAAACTGACGCTGTTGGAGCGCAACCGGGATGCTCTGAAACAGGAGTTTGAAAATCTCGCCAACCGGATTTTTGAGCAGAAAAGCGAGCATTTCACCCAGCAGACCCGCACGAGCCTCGATACCTTGCTCAACCCCTTTCGGGACCAGTTGCAGGATTTCCGCAAGCGCGTGGAAGACGTATATACCTCAGAAACCAGGGATCGGCAGGCCCTTCGCAGCGAGATAAAGTCTCTGCAGGATCTTAACCGGCAAATTACCGAAGAAGCTGCAAACCTGACCCGGGCTCTGAAAGGCGATAAAAAGATTCAAGGCAACTGGGGCGAACTTATCCTTGAGCGGGTTCTGGAGAAATCCGGGCTACGCAAGGGCGTTGAGTATGAAACCCAGGGCAGTTACAGAGGCGCCGAAAACCAGCTGTTGAGACCCGATGTGGTGGTTCATCTTCCTGATAATCGAAACCTGGTTATCGATTCCAAAGTATCTCTGCTGGCTTACCAGAAGTGGGTGATTGAGGAAGATGACAAGGCCCGGGAAGAGGCCCTGAAAAGCCATGTCGAAGCGGTGCGCAACCATATCCGCACGCTGAGTGAGAAAGACTACAGCCAACTTGAAGGTCTGCACTCGCCTGATTTTGTTTTTCTTTTTATGCCTATAGAGCCGGCATTTGTAGCAGCTTTTCAGCAGGACGAGAACCTTTTCTCAGAAGCCTTTGAGCGAAAGATTATTGTAGTAACACCAACAACATTGCTGGCGACTCTGCGGACGATCGAAAACATCTGGCGGTATGAGCGCCAGAGCCAGAACGCGCGCTTGATAGCAGAGCGCGCGAGCGCGGTTTATGACAAACTCAGGGTGTTTGTGGAAGCCATGGAGCGCCTTGGCGGACAACTTCATACTGCACAGGTCACGTACGACTCAGCAATGAGTACACTGACCAGAGGGCGGGGTAATCTGATTTCCCAGGCCAACCGGTTTGTTGAGCTTGGAGTGCGGGTAAAAAAAGAGCTGCCGAAAGCCATTACGGATCAGGCAGAGGTGGATTCGGAAGAACAGGCAGTTGGTGCAGATAACGAGCAGGAGTAA
- a CDS encoding AraC family transcriptional regulator, whose product MSDLTVSRHFVQAALAGAEHLGFDTGEMLREAGISPDLLRIEMARVNSDQFSLLLQIAWNRMDDEFMGMGPRRARAGTFATMCALVIDCPTLEAVYRRAYQFSRLFDPMVAMKLETDEQKVRLVTNIEGEIHDPHYFLRESILVIWHRLGCWLIGQPVELEKAEFDYPRPTHGDEYRHIFRCPLEFESDCTALTFDKRFLSAPVIRDKPEMLQFLKTSPADLLSRPDESNTFTGKIRALIGRDFSKPLPDFEWIATELHTSPQTLRRRLKQENTSFQEIKDLLRRDMAIYYLGRQELSINDIAAKVGFTEPSTFHRAFKKWTGVTPGAYREGERGNLKV is encoded by the coding sequence ATGTCTGACCTGACAGTTTCACGGCACTTTGTGCAGGCTGCCCTGGCCGGCGCTGAACATCTGGGGTTTGATACCGGGGAAATGCTCCGGGAAGCGGGCATATCCCCCGATCTTCTGCGCATTGAGATGGCAAGGGTTAACAGCGACCAATTCAGCTTGCTGTTACAGATTGCCTGGAATCGCATGGATGATGAATTTATGGGCATGGGTCCACGGCGAGCGAGGGCAGGTACATTTGCCACTATGTGTGCTCTGGTTATTGACTGCCCCACGCTGGAGGCGGTTTACCGCCGCGCATACCAGTTTTCCCGTTTGTTTGATCCTATGGTCGCCATGAAACTGGAAACCGACGAACAGAAGGTGCGATTGGTTACTAACATTGAAGGCGAAATCCACGACCCGCATTATTTTCTGCGCGAGAGCATTCTGGTCATCTGGCACCGGCTTGGCTGTTGGCTGATAGGCCAGCCGGTGGAGCTTGAGAAAGCGGAATTCGACTACCCGAGGCCGACCCATGGCGATGAGTATCGCCACATTTTTCGTTGCCCCCTGGAGTTTGAGTCTGATTGCACGGCTCTGACGTTCGATAAACGCTTTCTGTCAGCACCGGTTATTCGGGATAAACCGGAAATGCTTCAGTTTCTGAAAACCTCGCCGGCAGATCTTTTGTCACGCCCGGATGAGAGCAATACCTTCACCGGTAAGATTCGAGCGCTCATTGGACGGGACTTTTCAAAACCTCTGCCCGACTTTGAATGGATTGCGACTGAACTGCATACCAGCCCGCAAACACTGCGCCGCAGACTGAAACAGGAAAACACGTCATTTCAGGAGATCAAAGATTTACTGCGCAGGGATATGGCGATTTACTACTTGGGCCGTCAGGAACTTTCAATTAATGACATAGCAGCGAAAGTCGGGTTTACAGAGCCCTCAACCTTTCACCGGGCCTTCAAGAAGTGGACAGGCGTTACCCCGGGCGCCTATCGAGAAGGCGAGCGGGGCAACCTCAAGGTTTAG
- a CDS encoding ATP-dependent zinc protease family protein — MVPKAGLGELNTSVQSQRATLVTMENNATVRHEKVLEHNEAATQKVLDAIATQVAKPSCPPVQEQKACPAADKTKGRTDRLKGKVIVGEVENFYLAGPGLIYKARIDSGAETSSIDARNITRFERDGSNWVRFDVPVPGADDFITLEKEISRRVKVIQASADGAERRVVVELQFSIGDHQQVAEFTLADRSNLTYQALIGRNVLRDVMLIDVGKEYATELPESLQTDNDNGEK, encoded by the coding sequence ATGGTTCCTAAAGCCGGCCTGGGCGAACTGAACACTTCAGTTCAAAGCCAGCGTGCGACACTGGTAACCATGGAGAACAACGCAACGGTTCGCCATGAGAAGGTTCTCGAACACAACGAAGCAGCCACTCAGAAAGTGCTGGATGCTATTGCAACCCAGGTTGCCAAGCCTTCCTGCCCTCCTGTGCAGGAGCAGAAAGCCTGCCCTGCAGCTGATAAAACAAAAGGCAGGACTGACCGGCTTAAAGGGAAGGTAATTGTTGGCGAGGTTGAAAACTTTTACCTGGCAGGTCCTGGGCTGATCTACAAAGCGCGCATTGATAGCGGGGCGGAAACCTCTTCTATCGACGCGCGCAACATCACCCGCTTTGAGCGCGATGGAAGTAACTGGGTTCGCTTTGATGTACCCGTACCTGGTGCAGACGACTTCATAACCCTTGAGAAGGAAATTTCACGGCGCGTAAAAGTAATCCAGGCCAGCGCAGACGGTGCAGAACGGCGTGTGGTTGTGGAGCTTCAGTTCTCAATCGGCGATCATCAACAGGTGGCTGAATTTACCTTGGCAGACAGAAGTAACCTGACCTATCAGGCTCTCATTGGCCGTAACGTACTCCGGGATGTGATGCTGATTGATGTCGGCAAGGAATACGCCACGGAACTGCCCGAATCGCTCCAGACCGACAATGACAACGGGGAAAAATAG
- a CDS encoding inactive transglutaminase family protein → MTTPSRLPFYIAVFLLISAGISLAVWRHIELGIPWLTGDQRPVWMVEARVDFDGANEPVVASLKVPEQPPGFRILTEQAASPGYGFSIIDKSGSRRAEWTKREVSGPQTLYFKAQFIPDPSAEPTPPSEPPKTQRLFWEEPQATAVREILAQAKARSSTPESMTRELIRLMQPDTRVQNTTLLVAEENYLQLLVDMLNHSGIPARTADGLKLEDARRRQQLTPFLQIYNGEQWLTLNPKTAAQGVPEDLLLWRQGSESLLDVVGGGNSEVSFSMLRQTIPALQLAAMQSDGNGLGFLSFYELPIEEQSMFRMLLLLPLGALVVAFMRIVIGIRTSGTFMPVLIAVAFVQTTLIPGLIAFLSVVAIGLTMRGYLSSLNLLLVSRISALIILVIFITAGLSIFGYQMGFNTGMTVTFFPMVIIAWTIERMSILWEEEGGQEVLVQGSGSLFVAICAYLLMSAPLAGHLTFNFPELHLAILGVILLMGQYTGYKLSELRRFTPMKVYD, encoded by the coding sequence GTGACTACCCCCTCCCGCCTGCCGTTTTATATTGCTGTTTTCCTGCTCATTTCTGCGGGAATTTCACTTGCCGTATGGCGGCACATAGAGCTTGGGATTCCCTGGCTAACCGGTGATCAGCGCCCGGTCTGGATGGTGGAAGCCCGGGTTGATTTTGATGGCGCAAATGAACCCGTTGTGGCGAGCCTGAAGGTTCCCGAACAGCCGCCCGGGTTCCGGATTCTTACAGAACAGGCCGCTTCTCCGGGTTATGGCTTTTCGATTATTGATAAATCCGGTAGTCGGCGTGCAGAGTGGACAAAGCGTGAAGTATCCGGCCCGCAAACCTTGTACTTCAAAGCGCAGTTCATACCCGACCCGAGTGCTGAACCTACGCCACCGTCCGAACCGCCAAAGACCCAAAGACTCTTCTGGGAAGAGCCCCAAGCAACGGCTGTTCGAGAAATTCTGGCTCAGGCTAAGGCACGCTCCAGTACACCTGAGAGCATGACGCGGGAACTGATTCGGCTGATGCAGCCAGATACACGCGTTCAGAACACGACTCTGTTGGTTGCCGAGGAAAATTATCTGCAATTGCTGGTCGACATGCTGAACCACTCAGGAATTCCAGCCCGGACCGCTGACGGCCTGAAGCTTGAAGACGCTCGCAGGCGCCAACAATTGACACCTTTCCTGCAGATCTACAACGGGGAACAATGGCTAACGCTTAATCCGAAAACCGCTGCCCAAGGCGTACCGGAAGACCTCCTGCTCTGGCGACAGGGATCGGAGTCATTGCTTGATGTCGTTGGGGGCGGCAATTCCGAGGTCAGCTTCTCAATGCTCCGGCAAACCATACCAGCCCTGCAGCTGGCAGCCATGCAATCTGATGGAAATGGCCTGGGTTTTCTGAGCTTCTATGAACTTCCCATTGAAGAACAAAGCATGTTCCGCATGCTTCTTCTGCTGCCACTCGGGGCGCTCGTGGTTGCATTCATGCGTATTGTGATCGGCATTCGCACTTCAGGCACCTTCATGCCGGTGCTAATTGCCGTTGCCTTTGTTCAAACAACTTTGATACCCGGCCTTATTGCCTTCCTGTCAGTGGTTGCCATTGGCCTGACGATGCGGGGATATCTCTCAAGCCTGAACCTTCTGCTGGTATCCCGTATATCAGCACTGATCATTCTGGTCATTTTTATTACCGCAGGTCTCAGCATCTTTGGTTATCAGATGGGCTTCAATACCGGCATGACTGTAACCTTCTTCCCGATGGTCATCATCGCCTGGACCATTGAGCGCATGTCCATTCTCTGGGAAGAAGAGGGTGGACAGGAAGTTCTGGTGCAGGGTTCCGGCAGCCTTTTCGTAGCTATCTGTGCCTATTTACTGATGAGCGCACCCTTGGCGGGCCACCTGACATTCAACTTCCCCGAGCTGCACCTTGCGATTCTGGGAGTGATTCTTCTGATGGGCCAATACACCGGCTACAAGCTCAGCGAGCTTAGACGTTTTACGCCAATGAAGGTCTACGACTGA
- a CDS encoding CaiB/BaiF CoA transferase family protein, whose amino-acid sequence MAGPLTSMKILDFSTLLPGPYATMLLADMGAEVLRVEAPDRVDLTRVMPPHDAGVSTAHGFLNRGKQSLALNLKKEGSKEKILELVKDYDIVIEQFRPGVMDRLGIGYDTLKAINPGLIYCAITGYGQTGPYRDRAGHDINYLSLAGVSSHCGRAESGPPPMGIQIADVAGGSHHAVMGILAAVIHRQQTGEGQFVDISMTDAAFALNGMAGAACLAGGVEQMPETSLLNGGFFYDYYQTQDSRWLSVGSLEPQFSARLCDILELADMKSFALSQKPEHQKAFKAALSEKIQQKTLAQWQAIFADEDACVEPVLTISEAAEHPQLKARDMVIGVDRGDGTLQRQIGFPIKFEKTPAATTQIGQPMGGSGQKV is encoded by the coding sequence ATGGCGGGTCCTTTGACCTCGATGAAAATTCTGGATTTCAGCACCCTGTTGCCCGGGCCATACGCCACCATGCTTTTGGCAGACATGGGCGCGGAAGTTTTGAGAGTTGAGGCGCCAGACCGGGTAGACCTTACTCGCGTGATGCCGCCCCACGATGCGGGTGTGAGCACAGCTCATGGGTTCCTGAACCGGGGCAAGCAGTCCCTGGCGCTTAACCTGAAAAAAGAAGGCAGTAAGGAAAAGATTCTGGAGCTGGTCAAGGATTACGACATTGTGATCGAACAGTTCCGCCCCGGTGTGATGGATCGGCTCGGCATTGGCTATGACACTCTGAAAGCGATCAACCCCGGGCTTATCTATTGCGCCATTACCGGGTACGGCCAGACCGGCCCTTATAGAGATCGGGCAGGGCATGACATTAACTATCTCTCCCTTGCCGGCGTCAGCAGCCACTGTGGCCGTGCCGAGAGTGGCCCACCACCCATGGGTATCCAGATCGCCGACGTAGCGGGCGGCTCCCACCATGCGGTAATGGGAATACTCGCGGCCGTGATCCACCGGCAGCAAACCGGAGAAGGGCAGTTTGTCGATATCAGCATGACCGACGCCGCCTTTGCGCTCAACGGCATGGCCGGCGCCGCTTGCCTGGCGGGTGGCGTGGAGCAGATGCCAGAAACCAGCCTGCTGAATGGTGGATTCTTCTACGATTACTACCAGACCCAGGATAGCCGCTGGCTATCTGTAGGAAGCCTGGAGCCCCAGTTCTCCGCAAGGCTCTGCGACATACTCGAACTGGCCGATATGAAGAGCTTTGCGCTCAGCCAGAAGCCGGAACATCAGAAAGCCTTCAAAGCCGCGCTCAGTGAAAAGATACAGCAAAAAACGCTGGCGCAATGGCAGGCTATTTTTGCCGATGAAGATGCTTGCGTGGAGCCGGTGCTGACAATTTCCGAAGCGGCTGAGCACCCGCAGTTAAAAGCACGGGATATGGTGATTGGTGTTGACCGGGGTGATGGCACCCTGCAGAGGCAGATTGGGTTTCCGATCAAGTTTGAGAAGACACCTGCAGCAACTACACAGATTGGACAGCCGATGGGAGGGAGCGGTCAGAAAGTATGA